The proteins below are encoded in one region of Brevundimonas fontaquae:
- a CDS encoding NAD(P) transhydrogenase subunit alpha: MEHVDPTVFRLAIFVLAIFVGYYVVWSVTPALHTPLMAVTNAISSVIIVGGLIAAAAVSGDATGPSAWIAKGAGVLAVTLASVNIFGGFMVTRRMLAMYKKKERPAAKAAPEASS, from the coding sequence ATGGAACACGTCGATCCCACCGTCTTCCGCCTGGCCATCTTCGTGCTGGCGATCTTCGTCGGCTATTACGTGGTCTGGAGCGTGACGCCGGCCCTGCACACGCCGCTGATGGCCGTGACCAACGCCATTTCCAGCGTCATCATCGTCGGTGGCCTGATCGCGGCGGCGGCCGTGTCCGGTGACGCGACCGGCCCCAGCGCCTGGATCGCCAAGGGTGCTGGCGTGCTCGCCGTCACCCTGGCCAGCGTCAACATCTTCGGCGGCTTCATGGTCACGCGGCGGATGCTGGCCATGTACAAGAAGAAGGAGCGACCCGC
- a CDS encoding lytic murein transglycosylase, which produces MRFSYRLLLIGCVSACAPMLPEPQVNLPTPQPQPQAGAPVTTPAPAPQTPPLAAYDQQGFEGWKQGFLARKGGARRADYARELEGLTPDPTVIRLDRNQPEFSKPAGAYVQNAVTPVRIAQAKQRIDRVPWSVVQRFGVPSEILVGVWAQESAFGQVQGDYDVIRSLATLAYDGRRRDWAEGQLKDALDIVVDGRRERAGLKGSWAGAMGQTQFMPDNYLRLGVDQDGDGKVDIWRDDADALASAANLLAQAGWKRGQGWGYEVTLPSGFDYAEAEGPKHNWAYWAAKGVRLAQGGTPNGAEALEEATILLPQGANGPAFLALPNHYVIRRYNNSVSYALAIGLTADGIMGKPGLTKAWPNDPSMTRDQRIGAQRALTQLGYDTQGVDGVIGSNTRAALRRWQIANNRIADGYLTPALADELIRRTN; this is translated from the coding sequence ATGCGCTTTTCCTACCGTCTTCTCCTGATCGGCTGCGTCTCGGCCTGCGCGCCCATGCTGCCCGAGCCACAGGTGAATCTGCCCACACCGCAACCCCAGCCGCAGGCGGGCGCACCGGTCACGACGCCGGCCCCCGCCCCCCAGACGCCGCCGTTGGCCGCCTATGACCAGCAGGGTTTCGAGGGCTGGAAACAGGGGTTCCTCGCGCGCAAGGGCGGCGCCCGCCGCGCGGACTACGCCCGGGAACTGGAGGGCCTGACGCCCGATCCGACGGTGATCCGCCTGGATCGCAACCAGCCTGAATTCTCCAAACCCGCCGGCGCCTATGTGCAGAACGCGGTGACCCCCGTGCGAATCGCGCAGGCCAAACAGCGCATCGACCGGGTGCCGTGGTCGGTGGTTCAGCGATTCGGCGTGCCCAGCGAGATCCTGGTCGGCGTGTGGGCCCAGGAGAGCGCATTCGGTCAGGTGCAGGGCGACTATGACGTGATCCGCTCGCTGGCGACCCTGGCCTATGACGGTCGCAGGCGCGATTGGGCCGAGGGGCAGCTGAAGGACGCGCTGGACATCGTCGTGGACGGCCGGCGCGAGCGTGCGGGTCTGAAGGGCAGCTGGGCCGGGGCCATGGGCCAGACCCAGTTCATGCCCGACAACTATCTGCGCCTTGGCGTGGATCAGGACGGCGACGGCAAGGTCGACATCTGGCGCGACGATGCCGACGCCCTGGCGTCCGCCGCCAACCTGCTGGCCCAGGCCGGGTGGAAACGCGGTCAGGGCTGGGGGTATGAAGTCACCCTGCCCTCCGGCTTCGACTATGCCGAGGCGGAAGGCCCGAAACACAACTGGGCCTATTGGGCGGCCAAGGGCGTGCGCCTGGCGCAAGGCGGCACGCCGAACGGCGCAGAGGCGCTGGAAGAGGCGACCATCCTGCTGCCTCAGGGCGCGAACGGTCCGGCCTTCCTGGCCCTGCCGAACCACTATGTGATCCGCCGCTACAACAACTCGGTGTCCTACGCCCTGGCCATCGGCCTGACGGCGGACGGGATCATGGGCAAGCCGGGGCTGACGAAGGCCTGGCCCAACGACCCGTCGATGACGCGCGACCAGCGCATCGGGGCGCAGCGCGCCCTGACGCAGCTGGGTTACGATACCCAGGGCGTCGATGGGGTGATCGGCTCCAACACCCGCGCGGCCCTTCGTCGCTGGCAGATCGCCAACAACCGGATCGCCGACGGCTATCTGACGCCGGCGCTGGCGGACGAACTGATCCGCCGGACGAACTGA
- a CDS encoding M3 family oligoendopeptidase: MNAPFKTPNPEAPLWDLTDLYASRDDARVAADLEKARGLVEALNGLKGRLAADQDAQALGEALDRAIQLYEQASDVLGALGAYAFLSASTARDDATAQGFEADVREKITAIATPTVWLTLEINQIDDAALEAALIAHAGAARWRPWLRRVRAMKPHELSAELETFIAERGPITAQWPRLFDEQLAALRAKAGHEELTLAEALNRLSDAKPAHRKAAAEGLSEALAARAPTLALVLNTVAADKAMEDRWRGFKRPADSRHLGNEVDGEAVDAMAEAVAAAYPRLSHRYYALKAKAMGKARLDHWDRNAPIETTTPRAFTWTEGREIVLDSFSDLGGDFADRAGGFFDKPWIDGRARPGKQSGAYAHPVTADRHPYVFLNWMGERRDVLTLAHELGHGVHQTLAADQGTLLADTPLTLAETASIFAEGLTFDRLLATAPKSEQRGLLAGRIEDGLNTVVRQIAFHRFETRFHDERLRGEVSQQRINQLWLEEMGASLGPSVKLNPGYEHWWAYVSHFVHSPFYVYAYAFGDLLVAALMEARRNDPAGFTPLYRELLAGGGSRTYVEALKPFGLDPRDPAFWSVGCQRLERLVDQFEALA, translated from the coding sequence ATGAACGCTCCCTTCAAGACGCCCAACCCCGAAGCCCCGCTATGGGACCTGACCGACCTCTATGCGTCGCGCGACGACGCCAGGGTCGCCGCCGATCTGGAAAAGGCGCGGGGTCTGGTCGAGGCGCTGAACGGGCTGAAGGGGCGGCTGGCGGCGGATCAGGACGCGCAGGCGCTGGGCGAGGCGCTGGACCGCGCGATCCAGCTTTATGAGCAGGCGTCCGATGTGCTGGGCGCGCTTGGCGCCTACGCCTTTCTATCCGCCTCGACCGCGCGCGACGATGCCACGGCGCAAGGATTCGAAGCCGATGTGCGCGAGAAGATCACCGCCATCGCCACCCCGACCGTCTGGCTGACGCTGGAGATCAATCAGATCGACGATGCGGCGCTGGAAGCGGCGCTGATCGCCCATGCGGGCGCGGCGCGCTGGCGGCCTTGGCTGCGGCGCGTGCGGGCGATGAAGCCGCATGAGCTTTCGGCCGAACTGGAGACCTTCATTGCCGAGCGCGGCCCGATCACGGCCCAATGGCCGCGCCTGTTTGATGAGCAACTGGCCGCCCTGCGTGCAAAGGCGGGCCACGAGGAACTGACGCTGGCCGAGGCCCTGAACCGTCTGTCCGACGCCAAGCCCGCGCACCGCAAGGCCGCCGCCGAGGGTCTGTCAGAGGCGCTGGCCGCCCGCGCCCCGACCCTGGCCCTGGTGCTGAACACCGTCGCCGCCGACAAGGCGATGGAGGATCGCTGGCGCGGTTTCAAACGTCCCGCCGACAGCCGTCACCTGGGCAACGAGGTGGATGGCGAGGCCGTGGACGCCATGGCTGAGGCGGTCGCCGCCGCCTATCCGCGCCTGTCGCACCGCTATTATGCGCTGAAGGCCAAGGCGATGGGCAAGGCGCGCCTGGACCATTGGGACCGCAACGCGCCTATCGAAACCACGACGCCGCGCGCCTTCACCTGGACCGAGGGGCGCGAGATCGTGTTGGACAGTTTCTCTGACCTGGGCGGCGATTTCGCCGACCGAGCCGGCGGCTTCTTTGATAAGCCGTGGATCGACGGCCGGGCGCGGCCGGGCAAGCAGTCGGGCGCCTATGCCCACCCCGTCACCGCCGACCGCCACCCCTATGTCTTCCTGAACTGGATGGGCGAGCGGCGCGATGTCCTGACCCTGGCGCATGAGCTGGGTCATGGCGTTCACCAGACCCTGGCGGCCGATCAGGGCACGCTTCTGGCCGATACGCCCCTGACCCTGGCCGAGACGGCGTCGATCTTTGCTGAGGGGCTGACCTTCGACCGCCTCCTGGCCACCGCGCCGAAGTCCGAGCAGCGCGGCCTGCTGGCCGGTCGGATCGAGGACGGATTGAACACCGTCGTGCGCCAGATCGCCTTCCACCGCTTCGAGACCCGCTTCCACGACGAGCGCCTGCGGGGCGAGGTGTCGCAGCAGCGGATCAACCAACTGTGGCTTGAGGAAATGGGCGCCTCGCTGGGGCCGTCGGTCAAGCTCAACCCCGGCTATGAACACTGGTGGGCCTATGTCAGCCACTTCGTCCATTCGCCCTTCTATGTGTACGCCTACGCGTTCGGCGACCTGCTGGTGGCGGCGCTGATGGAGGCGCGTCGCAACGATCCGGCCGGCTTCACGCCGCTTTATCGCGAGCTTCTGGCCGGCGGCGGATCGCGGACCTACGTCGAGGCGTTGAAGCCGTTCGGTCTGGATCCGCGCGACCCGGCCTTCTGGAGCGTCGGCTGTCAGAGGCTGGAGCGGCTGGTCGATCAGTTCGAGGCGCTGGCCTGA
- a CDS encoding sigma-54-dependent transcriptional regulator codes for MAKTILVVDDDPTQRRLIQAVLERDGNAVVHAASGGEAIDRMTRGGGADLILLDMVMPEMSGLECLAELRSAGINEPVIVLTANGGIDMVVKAMQAGAQDFFVKPVGPERLLVGVRNAMQMKRLTAEVGRLTKRVQGRTSFDDIVGDSPPMRMVKALGARAAKSSIPVLITGESGVGKEVIARALHGASDRAGKPFVAVNCGALPANLIESILFGHEKGAFTGAVDKTLGKFREADGGTLFLDEIGELPLDMQVKLLRALQEGEIDPVGGKRPVKIDVRIVSATNRDPAQQVKDGAFREDLFYRLNVFPIEAPSLRDRREDIAPLVDHFIARFNAEEGKRIAGCAPETLALLQGFDWPGNVRQLENAVFRAIVLADAPFLQPHDFPAISGVAAPMPDAQPLQAATAAGVQTDAAAQVDQPIRILDERGHLRTLEDIERDLIQHAIEVYAGHMSEIARRLGIGRSTLYRKVREQGLEGQLKEAG; via the coding sequence ATGGCCAAGACCATCCTGGTCGTTGACGACGATCCGACCCAGCGCCGGCTGATCCAGGCCGTGCTGGAGCGGGACGGCAACGCCGTGGTCCATGCCGCCAGCGGCGGCGAGGCCATCGACCGGATGACGCGCGGCGGCGGGGCCGACCTGATCCTGCTCGACATGGTGATGCCCGAGATGTCGGGGCTGGAATGCCTGGCCGAACTGCGTAGCGCCGGGATCAACGAGCCAGTGATCGTCCTGACGGCCAACGGCGGCATCGACATGGTGGTCAAGGCCATGCAGGCCGGAGCCCAGGACTTCTTCGTCAAACCGGTGGGCCCGGAACGCCTGCTGGTCGGCGTGCGCAACGCCATGCAGATGAAACGCCTGACCGCCGAGGTCGGGCGCCTGACCAAGCGCGTCCAGGGCCGCACCAGCTTCGACGATATCGTGGGCGACAGCCCGCCGATGCGCATGGTCAAGGCGTTGGGCGCCCGGGCCGCCAAATCCTCGATCCCCGTCCTGATCACCGGCGAGAGCGGCGTCGGCAAGGAGGTCATCGCCCGCGCCCTGCACGGCGCCAGCGACCGGGCCGGCAAACCCTTCGTCGCCGTCAACTGCGGCGCCCTGCCCGCCAATCTGATCGAATCCATCCTGTTCGGACACGAGAAGGGCGCCTTCACCGGCGCCGTTGACAAGACGCTGGGCAAGTTCCGCGAGGCAGACGGCGGCACCCTGTTCCTGGACGAGATCGGCGAACTGCCGCTGGACATGCAGGTCAAGCTGCTGCGCGCGCTGCAAGAAGGCGAGATCGATCCCGTCGGCGGCAAACGCCCGGTCAAGATCGACGTGCGCATCGTCTCGGCGACCAATCGCGACCCGGCCCAGCAGGTCAAGGACGGCGCCTTCCGCGAGGACCTGTTCTACCGCCTGAACGTCTTCCCGATCGAGGCCCCGTCCTTGCGTGACCGGCGCGAGGACATCGCGCCCCTGGTCGATCACTTTATCGCCCGCTTCAACGCTGAGGAGGGCAAGCGGATCGCCGGATGCGCGCCCGAGACCCTGGCCCTGCTGCAAGGGTTCGACTGGCCCGGAAACGTGCGACAGCTGGAAAATGCGGTGTTCCGCGCCATAGTGCTGGCCGATGCGCCCTTCCTTCAGCCGCACGATTTCCCCGCGATTTCAGGCGTCGCCGCGCCCATGCCCGACGCCCAACCCCTGCAGGCCGCCACAGCCGCCGGCGTCCAGACCGACGCCGCCGCGCAGGTCGATCAGCCGATCCGGATCTTGGACGAGCGCGGCCATCTGCGCACACTGGAAGACATCGAACGCGACCTGATCCAGCACGCCATCGAGGTCTATGCCGGGCACATGAGCGAGATCGCGCGCCGCCTCGGCATCGGCCGCTCGACCCTGTATCGCAAGGTCAGGGAACAGGGGCTGGAAGGGCAGTTGAAGGAAGCGGGTTGA
- the ykgO gene encoding type B 50S ribosomal protein L36 has translation MKVRSSLKSLKTRHRDCKVVRRKGVVFVINKTDPRFKAKQG, from the coding sequence ATGAAGGTCCGTAGCTCGCTCAAGTCGCTGAAGACCCGCCACCGCGACTGCAAGGTCGTGCGTCGCAAGGGCGTCGTCTTCGTCATCAACAAGACCGACCCGCGCTTCAAGGCGAAGCAGGGCTAA
- a CDS encoding DUF2312 domain-containing protein, translating to MADDASFDGGSDVLTATAQGRLRTIIERLERLEEDKQAVMTDMKEVFAEAKGEGYDVKILRKVIRIRKQDKAKRQEEDAILDLYLSALGEI from the coding sequence ATGGCTGACGACGCCTCGTTCGACGGTGGTTCCGACGTTCTCACCGCCACGGCGCAGGGCCGCCTTCGCACCATCATCGAGCGCCTTGAGCGTCTCGAAGAGGACAAGCAGGCCGTCATGACCGACATGAAGGAGGTCTTCGCCGAGGCCAAGGGCGAGGGCTACGACGTCAAAATCCTGCGCAAGGTCATCCGCATCAGAAAGCAGGACAAGGCCAAGCGTCAGGAAGAGGACGCCATCCTGGACCTCTATCTGTCGGCGCTCGGCGAGATCTGA
- the cysS gene encoding cysteine--tRNA ligase, whose product MPLHIHDTLRREKRLFEPRNKDRVTLYVCGPTVYDYAHIGNARPPVVFDVLVRLLRRTYGADKVMYARNVTDVDDKINQKAAREGVPIGEVTARYEAAYLADMGLLNVSPPDIAPHVTDYIPAIVDQIQAIVDAGCAYAAEGHVLFDVLSYKAYGALSGRNLDDMIAGARVEVAPYKKNPHDFVLWKPSKADEPSWPSPWGEGRPGWHIECSAMIEQALGLPIDIHGGGIDLVFPHHENEIAQGVCAHGHAHGEAAHDEYARYWMHNGFLTVDAEKMSKSIGNVLLLHDLVQAMPGEVVRWALLSAHYRQPLDWNQGLLEQSRKNLDRLYGVLRDADAALTDFDEATLDEAEMELAENAQDPVLDALEDDLNTPGAIAQLFGLGNALRELLNDAEADINDVAMARWSLKEAAGLLGVLSLTPDAWFEGGDPALKAEVEALLEQRAAARAAKDWPEADRIRDRLNALNVVVMDGPDGATWRVKG is encoded by the coding sequence ATGCCGCTGCACATCCACGACACCCTGCGCCGTGAAAAGCGCCTGTTCGAGCCCCGGAACAAGGATCGTGTGACCCTCTATGTCTGCGGCCCCACGGTCTATGACTACGCCCATATCGGCAATGCGCGTCCGCCGGTGGTGTTCGATGTCCTGGTGCGGCTGCTGCGCCGGACCTACGGCGCGGACAAGGTCATGTACGCTCGCAACGTCACCGACGTGGACGACAAGATCAATCAGAAGGCCGCGCGCGAAGGCGTGCCGATCGGCGAGGTCACGGCCCGCTACGAGGCCGCCTATCTGGCCGACATGGGCCTGCTGAACGTCTCGCCGCCCGATATCGCGCCCCACGTCACCGACTACATCCCGGCCATCGTCGATCAGATCCAGGCCATCGTCGACGCCGGCTGCGCCTATGCGGCCGAAGGCCACGTGCTGTTCGACGTCTTGTCCTACAAGGCCTACGGCGCCCTGTCGGGTCGGAACCTGGACGACATGATTGCCGGCGCCCGCGTCGAGGTCGCGCCCTATAAGAAGAACCCGCACGACTTCGTCCTGTGGAAGCCGTCCAAGGCGGATGAGCCGTCCTGGCCGTCGCCGTGGGGCGAGGGGCGCCCCGGCTGGCACATTGAATGCTCGGCCATGATCGAACAGGCTTTAGGCCTGCCCATCGACATTCATGGCGGCGGCATCGACCTGGTGTTCCCCCACCATGAAAACGAGATCGCCCAGGGCGTCTGCGCCCACGGCCATGCCCACGGCGAGGCCGCGCACGACGAATACGCCCGCTACTGGATGCACAACGGCTTCCTGACCGTGGACGCCGAGAAGATGTCCAAGTCGATCGGCAACGTCCTGCTGCTGCACGACCTGGTCCAGGCCATGCCGGGCGAGGTCGTTCGCTGGGCCCTGCTCAGCGCCCACTACCGCCAGCCTCTGGACTGGAACCAGGGGCTGCTGGAGCAGAGCCGCAAGAACCTGGACCGGCTGTATGGCGTCCTGCGCGACGCCGATGCGGCCCTGACCGACTTCGACGAGGCCACGCTGGACGAGGCCGAGATGGAGCTGGCCGAGAACGCTCAGGATCCGGTGTTGGACGCGCTTGAGGACGACCTCAACACGCCGGGCGCCATCGCCCAGCTGTTCGGGCTGGGCAACGCCCTGCGCGAGCTGCTGAACGACGCCGAGGCCGATATCAACGATGTCGCCATGGCCCGCTGGAGCTTGAAGGAAGCGGCTGGGCTGCTCGGCGTTCTGTCGCTGACACCGGACGCCTGGTTCGAGGGCGGCGATCCCGCCCTAAAGGCCGAAGTCGAAGCTCTGCTGGAGCAACGCGCCGCCGCTCGCGCCGCAAAGGACTGGCCCGAGGCCGACCGCATCCGCGACCGCCTGAACGCCCTGAACGTCGTCGTCATGGACGGCCCCGACGGCGCCACCTGGCGCGTGAAGGGCTGA
- a CDS encoding DUF4153 domain-containing protein — protein sequence MTETPQHDTGRTGLGGASALFAIRLATGLVQGLALYLLYLAADSRVWPESQPVVFGALALVAGYVPVVVLAGVGRIKPLALILWAAAAAGVLALLGAHDVARQVLKPHEQPPFLSFSVLAFGAAALFIAHHLIVPAIRERRWVVDYPDYFDIAWKAGVQLALSLGFTGAFWILLHLGAALFKMIGLAFLQHLLSEAWFAIPVTALVFATAVQLTDVRDGLIRGVRTVALMLLSWLLLVITVLVGGFLLALPFTGLDGLWETRSATALVLSAAAALIVLINTAYQDGRADNLPPVALRYGARAASVLIAPLIFLAAWGLGLRIGQHGLTPDRIIAAACTLVGAVYGAGYLLAAVKPGGWMKPLERTNVVAAVLSVLVILALFSPLADPARLSVQDQVARLQRGAVSADTFDYDFLRFESGKAGETALRRLAASTHPRIARNARAVQARPWPSGDTAQGRQARKAAIRLKAVDGQSVPASFVDQLDAQVDVLFSCNAEAPCVVRSTDLNGDARTDLLVATAREIVAFDQDAQGQWRVTGRYAFTCGRNAERMNEGLSKSVATAPAALPDLVVDGQRLRASPEVRCDATEPR from the coding sequence ATGACCGAAACCCCGCAGCATGACACCGGCCGGACGGGCCTTGGCGGCGCCTCGGCCCTGTTTGCGATTCGCCTGGCGACGGGTCTGGTTCAGGGGCTGGCGCTCTATCTCCTGTATCTGGCGGCCGACAGCCGCGTCTGGCCCGAAAGCCAGCCGGTGGTGTTCGGCGCCCTGGCCTTGGTGGCCGGCTATGTGCCGGTGGTCGTTCTCGCCGGCGTGGGTCGGATCAAGCCGCTGGCCCTGATCCTGTGGGCGGCGGCGGCGGCCGGCGTGCTGGCTCTGCTGGGCGCCCATGATGTCGCCCGCCAAGTGCTGAAGCCGCATGAGCAGCCGCCCTTCCTGAGTTTCTCCGTACTGGCCTTCGGCGCGGCGGCCCTGTTCATCGCCCACCACCTGATCGTGCCCGCGATCCGCGAACGACGCTGGGTCGTCGACTATCCCGACTATTTCGACATCGCCTGGAAGGCGGGGGTGCAACTGGCCCTGTCGCTGGGCTTCACCGGCGCCTTCTGGATCCTGCTGCATCTGGGCGCGGCTTTGTTCAAGATGATCGGCCTAGCCTTTCTGCAGCACTTGCTGAGCGAGGCGTGGTTCGCCATTCCCGTCACGGCCCTGGTCTTCGCCACCGCTGTCCAGCTGACCGATGTGCGGGACGGCCTGATCCGGGGCGTGCGGACCGTGGCGTTGATGCTGCTGTCCTGGCTGCTTTTGGTGATCACGGTCCTGGTCGGCGGCTTCCTTCTCGCCCTGCCTTTCACCGGCTTGGACGGCCTGTGGGAGACGCGCAGCGCGACGGCCCTGGTGCTGTCGGCTGCCGCCGCCCTGATCGTTCTGATCAACACCGCCTATCAGGACGGGCGCGCCGACAATCTGCCGCCGGTCGCTCTGCGATACGGCGCGCGGGCGGCGTCTGTCTTGATCGCGCCGCTGATCTTTCTGGCCGCCTGGGGCCTGGGCTTGCGGATTGGCCAGCATGGGTTGACGCCCGATCGGATCATCGCCGCCGCCTGCACCCTGGTCGGCGCGGTCTATGGCGCGGGCTATCTGTTGGCGGCCGTAAAGCCGGGCGGCTGGATGAAGCCGCTGGAGCGGACCAATGTCGTTGCGGCGGTCCTGTCGGTTCTCGTCATCCTGGCCCTGTTCAGCCCGCTGGCCGATCCCGCCCGGCTCTCGGTGCAGGATCAGGTCGCGCGGTTGCAGCGTGGGGCCGTGTCCGCTGACACCTTCGACTATGACTTCCTGCGTTTCGAGAGCGGCAAGGCCGGTGAGACGGCGCTCCGTCGTCTGGCCGCCTCAACCCATCCTCGCATCGCGCGAAACGCGCGCGCCGTCCAGGCTCGCCCGTGGCCGTCCGGCGATACCGCGCAGGGGCGGCAAGCGCGCAAGGCCGCCATCCGCCTGAAGGCCGTCGATGGCCAATCCGTGCCCGCCAGCTTCGTCGATCAGTTGGACGCGCAGGTCGACGTGCTGTTCAGTTGCAATGCGGAAGCCCCCTGTGTCGTCCGATCGACGGACCTGAATGGCGACGCACGAACCGATCTGCTGGTCGCCACGGCTCGCGAAATCGTCGCCTTCGATCAGGACGCCCAGGGCCAGTGGCGCGTGACGGGTCGATACGCCTTCACCTGCGGGCGCAACGCTGAGCGGATGAACGAAGGCCTGTCGAAGAGCGTCGCGACGGCCCCGGCCGCCCTGCCCGACCTAGTTGTCGACGGCCAAAGATTGCGCGCTAGCCCCGAGGTGCGATGCGACGCGACAGAGCCGCGTTAA
- a CDS encoding GIY-YIG nuclease family protein, with translation MTSNLYERGHQHRTGAFEGFASRYGCGMLVWYEQFELVTNAIRREKALKRWNRVWKLELIERTNPEWVDLYPSLCGWAPDPRVKPEDDGEGSVAAFLKRLESEA, from the coding sequence ATGACGTCGAATCTCTATGAACGCGGCCATCAGCACAGGACCGGGGCTTTCGAAGGTTTCGCCAGTCGTTACGGGTGCGGAATGTTGGTCTGGTACGAGCAGTTCGAACTGGTCACGAACGCAATCCGGCGGGAGAAGGCGCTGAAACGCTGGAATCGCGTCTGGAAGCTGGAACTGATCGAACGGACGAACCCCGAATGGGTCGATCTCTACCCAAGTCTATGCGGCTGGGCGCCGGATCCTCGGGTCAAGCCCGAGGATGACGGAGAGGGAAGTGTGGCGGCGTTTCTGAAGAGGCTGGAATCAGAAGCGTAA
- a CDS encoding aa3-type cytochrome c oxidase subunit IV, with translation MADLHDTANAPADADAQAYLHGHMEVREQVSTYRLFLNLAKWGSLAIAVLLLFLTLWFHPGGSFMAAVIGAVVLGGVGFVALKSKPGAAH, from the coding sequence ATGGCCGACCTGCACGACACCGCCAACGCACCTGCCGACGCCGATGCGCAAGCCTATCTGCACGGCCATATGGAAGTGCGCGAACAGGTCTCGACCTACCGCCTGTTCCTGAACCTGGCCAAGTGGGGCAGCCTGGCCATCGCGGTGCTGCTGCTGTTCCTGACCCTGTGGTTCCACCCGGGCGGCAGCTTTATGGCCGCCGTCATCGGCGCGGTCGTTCTGGGCGGCGTCGGCTTCGTGGCGCTGAAGTCCAAGCCCGGCGCCGCGCACTGA
- a CDS encoding Re/Si-specific NAD(P)(+) transhydrogenase subunit alpha — MAVAIAVTRERREGETRCAVTPETVKKLIALGATVTVEAGTGLGSSIPDADYVAAGAVVKPDTRAVLDGADIVLKVRGPTAQETSALKPGAVVIAMLDAYRDKATVDALAGANATAFAMEFVPRITRAQVMDVLSSQANLAGYRAVIEAAYAYGKGFPMMMTAAGTVAAAKVFIMGVGVAGLQAIATARRLGAVVTATDVRPATKEQVESLGAKFLAVEDEEFKNAQTAGGYAKPMSAEYQAKQADLTASHVVKQDIVITTALIPGRAAPVLLTAAHVASMKPGSVIIDLAVEAGGNVEGSKLNEVVTTANGVTIVGWSNLPGRIAADASALYARNLTAFVGLLIKDGGLALDLEDEILKAAVVTDGGAVVHEGLKGTH; from the coding sequence TTGGCCGTCGCTATCGCCGTCACCCGTGAACGTCGCGAAGGCGAGACGCGCTGCGCCGTCACGCCCGAGACGGTCAAGAAGCTGATCGCCCTGGGGGCGACCGTCACGGTCGAGGCCGGGACCGGCCTTGGCTCCTCCATTCCCGACGCCGACTACGTCGCCGCCGGCGCGGTGGTGAAGCCGGACACCCGCGCCGTGCTGGACGGCGCCGACATCGTGCTGAAGGTGCGCGGTCCCACCGCTCAGGAAACCAGCGCGCTGAAGCCCGGCGCCGTCGTCATCGCCATGCTGGACGCCTATCGCGACAAGGCGACCGTCGACGCCCTGGCCGGGGCCAACGCCACCGCCTTCGCCATGGAGTTCGTGCCCCGCATCACCCGCGCCCAGGTCATGGACGTCCTGTCTTCCCAGGCAAACCTGGCCGGATACCGCGCGGTGATCGAGGCCGCTTACGCCTATGGCAAGGGCTTCCCGATGATGATGACGGCGGCTGGCACGGTCGCCGCGGCAAAGGTCTTCATCATGGGCGTGGGCGTCGCCGGGCTTCAGGCCATCGCAACCGCGCGTCGCCTGGGCGCCGTCGTCACCGCCACCGACGTCCGCCCCGCGACCAAGGAACAGGTCGAAAGCCTGGGCGCCAAATTCCTGGCCGTCGAGGACGAGGAGTTCAAGAACGCCCAGACCGCCGGCGGCTACGCCAAGCCCATGTCGGCTGAATATCAGGCCAAACAGGCTGACCTGACCGCCAGTCACGTGGTCAAGCAGGACATCGTCATCACGACGGCCCTGATCCCCGGCCGCGCCGCCCCGGTGCTGCTGACCGCCGCCCATGTCGCCTCGATGAAGCCGGGCTCAGTCATCATCGATCTGGCGGTCGAGGCGGGCGGCAATGTCGAAGGCTCCAAGCTCAACGAAGTGGTGACCACCGCGAATGGCGTCACCATCGTCGGCTGGTCGAACCTGCCCGGACGCATCGCCGCCGACGCCAGCGCCCTGTACGCCCGCAACCTGACCGCCTTCGTCGGCCTGTTGATCAAGGACGGCGGTCTGGCGCTCGATCTCGAAGACGAGATCCTGAAGGCGGCGGTGGTCACCGACGGCGGCGCCGTGGTGCATGAAGGTCTGAAGGGAACACACTGA